In Vitis vinifera cultivar Pinot Noir 40024 chromosome 17, ASM3070453v1, one genomic interval encodes:
- the LOC132252775 gene encoding uncharacterized protein LOC132252775, whose product MGSFMEHVLPGTLFLAVSLWHICNAVVRFVMNPKGFQVRVLNPVSGFDGRLRYLELYVVAIGAFIDMCIEFLYSTHLKFFVNGVLNPSHTNDFEHSGMLLMFFIFGVVALFPQQTGLVQN is encoded by the coding sequence ATGGGTTCATTCATGGAGCATGTTCTGCCAGGAACGCTGTTTCTAGCAGTGAGTTTGTGGCACATATGCAACGCAGTGGTGAGATTTGTGATGAACCCAAAGGGGTTTCAGGTTCGGGTTTTGAACCCAGTGTCTGGTTTTGATGGAAGGCTTAGATACTTGGAGCTTTATGTGGTGGCAATCGGAGCTTTTATTGATATGTGCATAGAGTTTTTGTATTCAACTCATCTCAAGTTCTTTGTGAATGGGGTCTTGAACCCATCTCACACGAATGACTTTGAGCACTCTGGGATGCTTCTCATGTTCTTTATTTTCGGGGTCGTCGCCTTGTTCCCCCAGCAAACCGGGCTTGTTCAAAACTGA